One Pectinophora gossypiella chromosome 9, ilPecGoss1.1, whole genome shotgun sequence genomic region harbors:
- the LOC126369671 gene encoding protein amalgam-like encodes MGCEKKDFVTKWMKLKLVVVVLSVLFRCTDSVDLPRFVGPGSQVTVALGRDAAITCRVDNLQTYKVAWLRVDTQTVLTIAGHVITKNHRIAVNHGDGAWTLVLRDVGPPDGGRYMCQVNTEPMMSQTHLLQVVVPPDIDDTVSSSEVLVKEGQDAWLRCVASGTPDPTITWRREDSRHFKINKTSSVSKLSSPWLNLTAVERNISGAFLCIATNGVPPSVSKRIQLNVMFAPLVWAGRMAIRALYGSAVTLQCTVEAYPVPRVYWTLNGEQRLVNGSKHQLSMSTRGYRHTLALIVENMTRDDAGAYRCHVENTLGRAQAEMFLHMLTTTTTTTTTTTTTTTTTTTTTTTTKPPPTTMLPYDTERHLEQLHRGVLDDQGLDDPYIVLSQHQMQNLEMVTTM; translated from the exons ATTTGCCCAGATTCGTGGGTCCGGGGTCACAGGTCACGGTGGCTTTGGGAAGAGACGCGGCGATCACATGTAGAGTCGACAATTTACAGACTTATAAG GTGGCGTGGCTTCGCGTGGACACTCAAACCGTCCTTACAATAGCAGGCCACGTGATCACGAAGAACCACCGGATAGCCGTGAACCACGGGGACGGCGCGTGGACCCTGGTCCTCAGAGACGTGGGCCCCCCCGACGGGGGCCGCTACATGTGCCAGGTCAACACGGAGCCCATGATGAGCCAGACGCATCTGCTGCAGGTGGTAG TTCCTCCTGATATCGACGACACGGTCAGCAGCAGCGAGGTTCTAGTGAAGGAAGGTCAGGACGCGTGGCTGCGATGCGTCGCCAGTGGAACACCGGATCCCACTATCACGTGGAGAAGAGAAGACTCTAGGCACTTCAAGATTAATAAAACTTCTTCAG TGTCAAAGTTGAGCAGTCCGTGGTTGAACCTTACTGCAGTGGAGCGCAACATATCTGGAGCGTTCCTGTGTATCGCCACAAATGGAGTACCGCCTTCTGTCAGCAAGAGGATACAACTTAACGTTATGT TTGCACCATTGGTTTGGGCTGGGAGGATGGCCATTCGAGCATTGTATGGGAGCGCTGTCACTCTGCAATGTACTGTGGAAGCATACCCTGTCCCTCGTGTCTACTGGACGCTGAATGGGGAGCAAAGGCTTGTCAATG GTTCCAAGCATCAGCTGAGCATGTCCACTCGTGGCTACCGACACACCCTGGCTCTCATAGTGGAGAATATGACCAGGGATGATGCTGGAGCGTATAGATGTCATGTGGAGAATACCCTGGGAAGAGCCCAGGCTGAAATGTTCTTGCACA TGTTGACAACAACCACgacgacaacaacaacaacaacaacgacGACGACAACGACCACCACGACAACAACGACTACAAAGCCACCACCCACCACCATGTTAccat ACGACACAGAGAGACATCTAGAGCAGCTGCATCGAGGAGTACTGGATGATCAAGGACTCGATGATCCCTATATTGTACTAAGTCAACATCAAATGCAGAATCTAG AAATGGTGACAACGATGTGA